The sequence below is a genomic window from Kitasatospora kifunensis.
CAGGTTGTCCAGCCGGGGACCGGCCAGCAGCTCACGGTCCCGGCCCAGGTACGCGGGCGGCTGGACGTCGTGGGTCATCAGGTCCCAGCCCACCACCGCACTCGCGTCCAGCTGGGCGCGCTCGGCGACATAGGCGATCAGGCCGCCCTCGTCCACCTTGCCCAGCCCCCAGATCGGGGTCAGATGCCGCTGCTTGTCCAACTTCAGGCCGTCGTTGACCTGCCGGTCGAGGTGGATCGCCAGCTGCGGGACCCGCAGCAGCGGCTCGTCCAGCTGCACCAGCCGGGTCGATCCGTCGCGCAGCACCAGCCGGCCGGACAGACCCAGGTCCCGGTCCAGCCAGGTGTTCAGCGGCACCCCGCCGTAGATCTCCACCGCCACCTGCCGCCAACCGGCCGTGCCGGTGTCGGGCACCGGCTTGACCCGCAGGTTGGGCGAGTCGGTGTGAGTCCCGACCACCCGGAACGGGGTGGCCGGGCCCGCTCCCTCGGGCACGTACCAGGCGATCAGCGCGCCGCCCCTGATCACGTACCGCCCGCCGGCCGTGCCCTCCCACCCGTCGGTCTCCGCGACCTGCCGGAAGCCCGCCTTCTCCAGCCGCTCGGCCGCGCCGGCCACCGCGTGGTACGGAGATGGGCTGGCAGCCAGAAACGCGATCAGGTCGTCGGTGTGGGTCCGGTCGAAGAACACCGGTCGGTCGGCGGTGGACATGCTGCTCCTGGGTCGAGGGCTTGCGGAGAGCCAGCGGTGCTACAGGGCCTCCCACCCGAGCATATGCCCGTACACCGACAGAACGGTCAAGAGCAGGTATCGGTCCCGGACGGCTGATGTGTCATCACCCGGCGCCCTGTTCACCTACCGTCCGGTACTCGGATGCGCGACGCACACCGGCCCCGGACAGCACTGTGGGGCCCGCTCACGGACGCGGGCCCCACGGTACTGAGGGTGTGTCAGGCGGTCAGCGGGATCAGAACGCGTCCTCGGCCAGCTCCATGACGTCCAGGTCGATGCCCTCGGCGATCAGGCGCTGCGCGCTGATGGTCGGCAGGATGTTGCGGGCGAAGAACCGGGCGCCGGCCAGCTTGCCCTGGTAGAAGGCCAGGTCCTTGCCGGTGGCGCCGGCCTCGATCTTGGCCTGGGCCACCACGGCCTGGCGCAGCAGCAGCCAGCCGACCACCACGTCGCCGCAGACCAGCAGCAGGCGGGTGGTGTTCAGGCCCACCTTGTGCATGTTCTTCACGTCCTGCTCGACCGCGGACAGGTCGTTGAGGACCTTGCCGACGATGGCCTCCAGGTCACCGGCGGCCTTGGCGAGCAGCTCGCGCTCGGCGGCCAGGGCGTCGCCGCCCTCAGCGGCGCCGAGGAACTTCTGGATCTGCTCGGAGACCGAGGTGAGCGCCTGGCCGCCGTCCTTGACGATCTTGCGGAAGAAGAAGTCCAGGCCCTGGATCGCGGTGGTGCCCTCGTAGAGGGTGTCGATCTTGGCGTCCCGGATGTACTGCTCGATCGGGTACTCCTGCAGGTAGCCGGAGCCACCGAAGGTCTGCAGGGACTGGGCGAGCTGCTCGTAGGACTTCTCCGAGCCGTAGCCCTTGACGATCGGCAGCAGCAGGTCGTTGAGGCGCTCGGCCGTCTCGTCCTTCTCGCCGCGCAGGCGGGCGGCGATCATGTCGTCCTGGACCGAGGCGGTGTAGAGGACCAGGGCGCGCATGCCCTCGGCGTACGCCTTCTGGGTGAGCAGCGAGCGGCGCACGTCGGGGTGGTGCGTGATGGTGACGCGCGGGGCGTTCTTGTCCAGGAAGTTGGCGATGTCGGCGCCCTGCACGCGCTCCTTGGCGTACTCCAGCGCGTTCAGGTAGCCGGTGGAGAGGGTGGCGATGGCCTTCGTGCCGACCATCATCCGGGCGAACTCGATGATCTTGAACATCTGGCGGATGCCGTCGATCTTCTCGCCGACCAGCCAGCCCTTGGCCGGGTGCTTGGCGCCGAAGGTCATCTCACAGGTGTTGGAGGCCTTGAGGCCCATCTTGTGCTCGACGTTGGTCGCGTAGACACCGTTGCGCTCGCCGAGCTCGCCCGTCTCCCAGTCGAAGTCGAACTTGGGGACGATGTAGAGGCCCAGGCCCTTGGTGCCCGGCTTGCCGCCCTCGGGGCGGGCCAGCACCAGGTGGATGATGTTCTCGGACATGTCGTGCTCACCCGAGGTGATGAAGCGCTTCACACCCTCGATGTGCCAGGAGCCGTCCTCCTGCTTGATCGCCTTGGTGCGCCCCGCGCCCACGTCGGAGCCCGCGTCCGGCTCGGTCAGCACCATGGTGGCGCCCCACAGCCGGTCGGTCATGATCTTGGCGACCTTGTGCTGCTCCTCGGTGCCCTCGTCGAAGACGACGCCGGCGAAGGCCGGACCGGAGGAGTACATCCAGATGGCCGGGTTGGAGCCCAGGATCTGCTCGGCGTAGGCCCAGATCAGCGAGGACGGGGTGACCTGGCCGCCGATCTCGGTCGGGATGCCCAGACGCCACCACTCGGCGTCCATGTACGCGTTGTAGCTCTTCTTGAAGGTGTCCGGGATCGGCGCGGTGTTGGTCTCCGGGTCGAAGACCGGCGGGTTGCGGTCGGCATCGGCAAAGGAGGCGGCGAGCTCGTTCTCGGCCAGGCGCGAGATCTCGCTGAGGATGTCCTTCGCGGTGTCGACGTCCATGTCGGCGAACGGACCGGTGCCGTACACCTGGTCGCGGCCGAGCACCTCGAAGAGGTTGAACTCCACGTCCCGCAGGTTGGACTTGTAGTGACCCATGACCGTTTCTCCGGTTCGTCGCTTCCGGGTGCGCCTGCAAGGATTCATGGGCGCACCTACCCGCCAGTAGACATCATGATGCTACCGGTTAGTAACTTCTTCAAGCCTTTCACCGTTAATCCGGCGTGAACGTAGTCACGTCCGAGCCGCCGGCGAAGCCGCTCCCGGAGCAACCCCGGAACAGCCCTGGAGCCGTCGATCCGTCAGGTCCCGACAGGACCATCCCACCGCACCTTGTCCGATCCGACCGCCCCGCGAGACGGGCCCGGTTCGCTAGCCTGTCCGTGTGTACGGCTATGAGCAGAGCGCGAACGGCGGCTACCCCGGCGACCCCTACCAGCAGGCGGGGCAGCAGGGCATGGGCGGCGGATACGGGCAGCAGGGCTACGGCGCGCAGGGCGGCGGCGGGTACGGCGAGCAGCCGCAGGCCGCCGGCCAGTCCCTCTACCCCGAGCCCTCGCCGCCCTCGCTCGCGGACGCCGTGCGCGCCTTCACCACCGGCTCGATGCCGGTCGAGGACTTCCAGGCGATCTTCATCACCTCCAAGGTGCACTGCCCGCGCGGCGACCGCCCCGGCTTCCTGGCGCTGCACAACACGCCGACGCCGGTGATCCCGATGTTCAGCTCGCTCAAGGAGCTGCGCCGGTACGCGGGCAAGGACTCCAAGCACTTCACCGTCTCGGGCGCCGAGGTGCTGGACCTGCTGCCGACCGGCTACGGCTTCGCGCTCGACATGGAGGGCGAGCACCGGATGGTGTTCGACGCCAAGGCCGTGGAGCAGATGGTCGACTTCACCATGCGACGGATGTACGGCTGACCCTCGGGCGCCAAGCCTCGACGCCGCGTTTCGACCCCAAGCCTCGGCCCCGCGTTTCGACACGGACCGAGGCATGAAGTCATGGTTGAAGATTCAACTTGCTTCTTGTTGAGCATTGAACTAACCTCGCAGAGGTAGGCCCAAGCACCCAGAAGGAGGCCGACATGCCAGCCGTGACCGTCGAGAACCCGTTGACGCTCCCCCGCATCGCCACCCCCGACAGCGCCGTCACGGCAGCGCGGCCCGTCCTGGCGGTCGCCACCGCGCCGGAGGGCTTCGAGGGCGAGGGATTCCCGGTCCGCCGGGCGTTCGCGAAGATCAACCAGAAGTACCTCTCGCCGTTCATCATGATGGACCAGATGGGCGAGGTGGAGTACGCCGCCGGGGAGCCCAAGGGCACCCCCTGGCACCCGCACCGCGGCTTCGAGACGGTGACCTACCTGATCGACGGCGAGTTCATCCACAAGGACTCGCACGGCGGCGGCGGCCACCTGGGCGGCGGTGACACCCAGTGGATGACGGCCGGCTCCGGCATCCTGCACATCGAGACCCCGCCCGAGTCGCTGGTCATGACCGGCGGCCTGTTCCACGGGATCCAGCTCTGGGTCAACCTGCCGGCCGCCGACAAGATGACCGCCCCCCGCTACCAGGACATCCACGGCGGCCACGTCAAGCTGCTCAGCACCCCGGACGGCGGCGCGATCCTGCGCCTGATCGCCGGCGAGCTGGACGGCCACCAGGGCCCCGGCGTCACCCACACCCCGATCACCCTGCTGCACGCCACCGTCACCCCGGGCGCCAGCCTGACCATCCCGTGGCGCAAGGACTTCAACGCCCTCGCCTACGCGCTGGCCGGCGACGGCACGGCGGGCACCGAGGGCCGGCCCTTCCACACCGGCCAGGCCGTGGTCTTCGGCGAGGGCGACACCCTCACCATCACGGCCGACCAGCAGCAGGAGTCGCGGCACCCGAACCTGGAGGTGATCATCCTGGGCGGCCAGCCGATCCTGGAGCCGGTGGCCTGGTACGGGCCGTTCGTGATGAACAGCCACCGGGAACTGCAGCAGGCGATGGAGGACTTCCAGTCGGGGCGCTTCGGGCATCCAATCGACTGATTTGCGGTCAACTGCGCGGAGCGAAAGGGTTATTGACCGCCTTTCGCTCCGCACACGGACTTCCGCAGCCGGGGGTTCGCGCAGGGTCGCGAAGCCTTAGGGGCCGAAGGAGATGAGAACGACCCCGACGTGGTGAGGCACGGCGGGGTGTCGAAGGACGACCGACCCCGCCGTCAGCCCTTCCGGGCCACCGTCGAAAGGAAGCGGTCCAACTCAGTGCGGGAGTGATGGCTGACGTTCAGCCTGACCCGCCGCCCGGAGCCGGGGAACCGCAGGCGGAAGGAGCTCCAGCTCGCTCCGAGCTTGACGTCACTGATCAACTCACCCACCGTCTCGCGGGGTATGACCTGGACGAGCTTCGTGGGCTGGCCGCCCGCACCGGAACCGCTGTGCACGACGACGGAGGTCGTGGTGAGGGTCAGGAAGTAGGTCTTACGCAGGAGCACGCCGAGGGGTCCGACGAAGGCCATGAGCCACTGGCTGGGGCCGGTAACGGCGAGCAGGACCAAGGAAGGCCGGCCGGCCGGCTCGACCTGCCTCACCATGCGCCTGGTCTGCTCCTGAAGTCGCAGCAACCGCTCTGTCATTGCGTAGTGCCCCCACCCGATGCTGACAATGTGATCTTGAGGCGAAGATTATGTGCGCACGAACTCGCCTGACAAGGGCTATCGCCCGATGATCCGCAACCGGCCTGAGGCGCGTTCCTCGCCGACCCCAAGGGCTCGCGCCCCAGCTCAAGTTGAGCTCAAGCCGCGAACTAAACGGAATCGCCGCTCGTCCTCCTAGCTGAGCGCACGACTCAGCTCGGGAGGCGACCCACTTGATGGCCGACACGCGACTTCGATCCCTGTTCAGCGAAGCGGAGTTGGCGCAGCTCGCCGCGCACCGGGTCCCGTTCGCGGTCGGCGACGAACGCGACGCCGCCGAGCTGGCCGGCGCGTGGGCGGCGCAGGTCGCGCGGATCGATGCCGACCGGGCGCTGCCTCCTTTCGACCGCACCGCCTGGAACGCGTACGACCTGGCCGGTGCGCTCTTCCTCCGCGACCACCTGGCGACGGCACTCGCCAAGCTCCCCTCTGACCTGCGCGAACGACTGGAGCAGGCCATCGTCCAGGAGGTGGACGACCACTACCGTTCGTTCACCGTGGTCGACGACGGGCGGCGGATGGAGCAGATCGCGCAGTTGGAGCTGGTCGGCCGCGGCTGGTGGTGGTTCCGGGTGCCGGCCAACGGGCCGATCGCCGACGACCTCCTGCGCCACGAGATCTGCGCGTTTTGGCATCTGAGCATCCGTCAGGCACGGTAGCGTCGGCCCCGCTGACCATTCACTCGACCCTGCTGGGGGCATCGGACATGAAGCTCGGCCTGCACTACTGGAAGTACTCGACCCCCGAGGACCCGGCGCTGATCGCCCCGACCCTGGCGCGCACCGCGCGGATCGCCGAACAGGCGGGGTTCGCCCGGTTCACCGTGATGGACCACTACTTCCAGATGGAGACCCCGCACTCCGTCGCCACGGAACCGATGTTGGAGGGCTACACCACCCTCGGCTACGTGGCGGCGGTGACCGAGCGGATGCAGCTCAACCTCATGGTCACCGGCGTGATGTACCGCTACCCGGGCCTGCTGGCGAAGATCGTCACCACTCTGGACGTACTCTCCGGCGGCCGCGCGCAGCTGGGCCTCGGGGCCTCCTGGTACGAGCGGGAGCAGCGGGCGCTCGGGGTGCCGGTGGTGCCGGTGAGCGAGCGGTTCGAGCGGCTGGAGGAGACGCTGCAGATCTGCCTGCAGATGTGGAGCGACGACGACGGCCCGTACCAGGGCCGGCACTACCAGCTGGCCGAGACGATCTGCGTGCCGCGCCCGCTGCGCAACCCGCGCCCGCCGATCATCATCGGGGGCAGCGGCGAGAAGAAGACGCTGCGGCTGGTCGCCCAGTACGCCGACGCCTGCAACCTGTTCGGCACCAGTATCGAGGAGGTCAGCCACAAGCTGGACGTGCTGCGGGCGCACTGCGCCGACGTGGGCCGGGACTACGCAGCGATCGAGAAGACGGTGATGTGGAGCCGCCGTCCGGCGCTGAGCGAGCTGGACACCTTCCTCACCGAGGCGGAGCAGCTGGCGAAGCTGGGCGTGAGCGAGCTGGACCTGGTTCCCGACGCGGGCCAGAACCCGGTCGAGTTCGCCGAGCAGATCGCCGAGCACCTGCTGCCGCGCCTGGCCCAGATCGGGTAGGACCGCGCTCAGATCCGGGCGTAGAGGGCGGTGGCGTCCTCGCGCGCCGGGTCGCGCGGCCAGCGTTCGCAGCGCGGGTCCAGCGCCTCGACCTCGCGGACCCGGGCGATCAGCGCGGCCGGGCCGGCCTCGGCCAGCAGGTGCAACGCCGCCGGCCAGTCGCCGAGCGCGAAGGGCTCGGCGTACCGGGCGGCCCCGCCGGTGACGGCGGCCAGCGCCCGCAGCGCGTCCAGCTTGACGAAGCCCGTCTCGGCCTGGGCGGCGGCCTTCGGACTGGCGGCCGCGATCCACGGGCCGCGCCCGGTGTTGCGCACGGCGCGCACCGCGAGCGCGTAGCGCAGCCGCAGCGCGGCCCGCTCGGCGCTGCCGAGCTCGGCCGCGTGCAGCGCGCGGCGCAGCTCCTGACCGGTGGCGAAGTGCTGGTTGTCGCCGATCACCCGCACCGGCCCGTCGCGCGGCTCCAGGACCAGCAGCGAGTCACCGAGCACCAGGTACTCCAGCGAGGCGCCGTGCAGCCGGGCCGCGACCACCGTGGCGGCCGGGGTGCCCGGGTGGGCCAGGTCGCAGCGGGCGCCGTGCAGCGCGGCGGTCTCCACGATGGCGTCCGCCAGGCACTCGGCGATGCTCCGGTCCGGGCGGTCGGTCAGCCGGGCGAGCAGGTGCACACCCAACCGGCGGACGTACCAGGCGGTGCCGTGCCGGCAGCCCGACTCCATGCCCGCCGGTGAGCTCGAACCATCGAGCAGTACCAGGGCCTCGGGGGTGGTCGCGGCGAAGTCTTCGTTCACTTGGCCCGGTTGCTCCGGCTCTCCGGCCAGCTGTACCTGCATGCCGCCAGTGTGCGGGGCCGGACGGGCCCACGGACAGACCTCGGCACCGGTTCCCCCGATCGGGGTGCGGTGGCAGGGCTTCCGCTTTTCACCTAGCGTCACATACCGGACATATCGCTACGGCAGAGATGGAGACCGAGATGTGGTGGCAGGCGATCGTGGTGGCGGTGGCTTCGTTGGGGTTCCCCATCCTCGCCCTGTTCTTCTTCATCGGCGGGCCGAACTGGCGCGACCGCTCGCCCGGAGTCGGCACCGGAAAAAACTGACGGTGTGTCGGCCCTTGGGCGTGACACAGTGGCAGGCAGCACCACCATGCACCAACCCGTCCAGGAGGTCCGTATGAGCAGCAGCGACGCAGCATCCGTGGCAAGCGAGGAGAACCCCGAGCCAGCCGCGGAGGCCGACCAGGACGACGTGAAGGCGAAGTTCCTGGCCGCCCTGCAGCGCAAGCACGGCGCGAAGACGGACGGGGCCGGCGGCGGCCCCGGCAGCGAGTCCAAGATCCACGGCGCGCACAGCGCCGCCGGCGGCAAGCGCACCTTCCGTCGCAAGAGCGGTGGCTGACCGCTAGAACGCCTCTCGCGGTCGGCTGAGGGGGCGACGCCCAGACGGGTGGCGCCCCCTTACGCATGCCCTCGCGCACGCTCTCGTGCATGCCCTCGTGCACGCTCTCGCACGCGTGCCTTACGGCCGCCAGCGCGGGTCACGGCCGAGCAGCAGCAGCGCGCGGTCGAACGGCGAGTCGGCCCCGACCGGCCGCACGGGCGCGAACGCGCGGCCGGGACCGCGGACCTCGGGGTCGACCGGGACCTGCTCGGCGATCCACAGCAGCAGCTCGGCCAGGTCCGGCGGGCAGTCGAACGGCACCCCGAGGGTGGCGGCCAGGTCCCAGCCGTGCACCAGGGTGTCGAGCAGGTGGAAGCCGATCGCCTGGGTGGCCGGGAAAAGGTGGCCGGGCCGGATCTCGGGCAGCGCGAGCGTGGCGTCCTGCGCCTCGGCCGCCGCGAAGGCGTCGACCAGTTGCGCGGCCGAGTCGGCGAAGCCGGCCAGCGCCGCCAGCGCCGCGCCGGGGCCGGCGGCCACCGGGTGGTCGGCCCAACCGGCCGGGTCCGCGCCACGCCCGCGGGCCGCCCGCGCGAAGCCGTACTGCTGGCCGATCAGGTGCGCCAGGAGCCGGCGCAGCGGCCAACCGGCGCACGGGGTGGGCAGTTCGAGCTGGTCGGGCTGGACGGCGGCCACCAGCGGCGCGATCAGCGCGAGCGCGCGGGCGTGGGGTCGGGAGAGTTCGAGCCTGGCCGTCATGGTGGTGCCTCCGTCAGCTGAGGGCCGGTGGGGAGAGCTTGGGTGACCTTGCTGGGGCGGATGCTAGCACGACCGTTCGGTCAGTTTTGCGATCACTTGGACCGTGTCGCAGCGCTTGCGCCGGCCCTCGACTCAGGCCGCCGGCAGCAGCGACTCGTCGACCGCCTCCGAGCGGAGCAGCAGCAGCACCGAACGGCGGGCCCGCACGTAGGGAGCCTCGTCCTCGTGCAGCAGCGACATCGCGTTGGCGTACTCCAGGAAGCTGATCAACTCGAAGGCGAGCTGCTCGAGATCGGCGTCCGCCCGCAACTGCCCGACTTCCCGGGCCGATTCGAGCATCTCAAGGACCATGCGGTGCCAGTGCAGGCTGCTCGCGGCCAGCACGTCGCGCACCCGGCCCGGCTGCGCGTCGAACTCGGCGCCCACCGCGTAGAAGAAGCAGCCGCCCGCGAAGACCCGGCTGCGCGAGTAGTCCAGCCACCGCAGCGCCAGCTCCCAGAGCTGCCCCACCCCGGCCGGCAGCCGGCGCACCGGCTCCACCACGGTGTTCAGGTAGATCCGCTGGGCCGCGCGCACGGTGGCCAGTTGCAGCTCCTCCTTGGAGCCGAAGAGGGCGAAGACCCCGCTCTTGCTCAGCGACAACTCGCTTGCCAGGCGCCCCAGCGAGAGCCCACCGAGCCCCTCCACCGAGGCGATCGAGACCGCTCTGGCCAGCACCAGGCGACGCGTCTCGTTGCCCTTCTGGACCCGGCCGTCGGTGGAGCCGACCGTGGCGTCCACCACCGGGCCCGACGCGTGGTTCGTGGAATCCGTCACTGCCCACCTCCGTCTTCCCAGGGACCGCCCGGCGACTGCTTTCCGGTCAGCGTAAAGCCTGATACGGATGGTCCGGCACCGCACAAGCCGCCCCGTCGACCCCGCGAACCCTCAGGAGCGCCGCATGTCCGCCACCACCGCCCGCCCGGGCGCAGCCGACCCGATCGACCTGCTCGCCGTGGGCGAACTGCTCACCGACGAGGAGCGGCTGATCCGCGACACGGTCCGCCGCTTCACCGACGACCGGATCCGCCCGCACATCGCCGACTGGTTCGAGCGCGGCGTCTTCCCGGCCCGCGAACTCGCCCCCGAGCTGGGCAAACTGGGTCTGCTCGGGATGCACCTGGAGGGCTACGGCTGCGCCGGGGCCGGCGCGGTTGCGTACGGGGTGGCCTGTATGGAGGTGGAGGCCGCCGACTCGGGGCTGCGCAGCTTCGTCTCGGTCCAGGGCTCACTGGCGATGCGCGCCATCCACGCCTTCGGCTCCGAGGAGCAGAAGCAGCGCTGGCTGCCCGAGCTGGCGGCGGGGCGCGCGATCGGCTGCTTCGCGCTGACCGAGCCGGACTTCGGCTCCGACCCGGCCGGGATGCGCACCACCGCGCGGCGCAAGGGCGCGGACTGGGTGCTCTCCGGCAGCAAGATGTGGATCACCAACGGGAGCGTGGCCGACGTCGCCGTCGTCTGGGCGCAGACCGAGGAGGGGGTGCGCGGTTTCGTGGTGCCCACGGACACGCCCGGCTTCACCGCCACCGACGTGCCCGGCAAGCTCTCGCTGCGGGCCTCGGTGACCAGCGCCCTGGCCTTCGAGGAGCTGCTGCTGCCGGGCGACGCGGTGCTCCCCGGGGTCGTCGGGCTGCGCGGGCCGCTCTCCTGCCTCAACGAGGCCCGCTACGGGATCCTCTGGGGCACGGTGGGCGCCGCCCGGGACTGCTACGAGGCGGCGCTGGCCTACGCCAAGAGCCGGGTGCAGTTCGGCCGCCCGATCGCCGGCTTCCAGCTGACCCAGGAGAAGCTGGTGGAGATGGCGCTGGAGCTGGAGAAGGCCTACCTGGTCGCCTGGCGGATCGGGCGGCTGAAGGAGGCCGGGCGCGCCAAGGCGGCGCAGGTGAGCTTCGGCAAGCTCAACAACGTGCGCACCGCGCTGGCGATCGCACGCAGCGCCCGGACCGTGCTCGGGGCCAACGGGATCACCACCGACTACCCGGTGCTGCGACACGCCAACAACCTCGAGTCGGTGCTGACCTACGAGGGGACCAGCGAGATCCACACGCTGGTGCTGGGCGAGGCGATCACCGGCGAGTCCGCCTACCGCTGATCCGCGCGATCGCCGGTCAGCTCTCCGTGCGGTCGGGGAGGTAGGTCGACCGGTCGTGCTCGTCGGCCAGGAAGGGGACCGACTGGAACCAGACCACCCCGCAGGCCCGGCAGCAGGGCTCCTTGGTCCGCCCCCACTCGGTGGGTTCCAGGTTGGCCGCCCCCTCGGCCAGCTCACGTCCGCACAGGCCCACCAACTGCTCGTCCTGGACCATGTGCCACTGCTTCACCGGGCCGGATCGGCCCTGGTCGCCGTACTCGGCGTGCATCCGATGCAACATATCTCCACAGTGCGCCCGAGCCGGGGCGGGCGCTAGGCGAGTGGGCCGGGCAGGCGCTGCGGGGCCCGCTGCTGCCGCAGCGGCTCAGGAGGCCACCCGTAGGGCCTGGCGCTTGAGGAGCTTGTCGAAGCTGACGATCGCGCCGCGCTGGGGGTGGTTGTGCAGGCGGACGTGGTCGGTCAGGGCCCGGATCAGGAAGAGGCCGCGGCCGCTCTCCCCCAGCAGGTCCGGCAGGACGTCGAGCTCCGGCAGGCGCGGCAGGGCGGGGTGCGGGCGGCCCGGCGGCAGGACATGGGTGTCGTAGGGGGTGGGGCGGGAGCGGCGGGCCGGGCCGAGGGCGGTGGGGCCCGGCAGGGTGGCGCGGCCGCGGCGGCGGCGCCGGCACGGCCGCGCCACCCTGCCGGACTCCGAGGGGACCCGCTCCGAGACGACCGGCTCCGGCAGGCCGGGCAGCGGGCGGCGGGCCGGGACCAGGCGGGGGGCCGGCGGCAGGCCCGGGCCCGAGTCGATCACCTCGATCCGCAGCAGGTCGCCGTCGAGCGTGGCGGTCACCTGGAAGCCGTCATCACCGCTGGGCCGCGCGCCGCCCGCGTGCTCCACGGCGTTGGCGCAGGCCTCGGTCAGCGCCAGGCCGAGGTCGTGGGCGATTCCCGGGTCGACGCCGACGCTCTCCATGGTGCCGAGCAGGAAGCGTCGGGCCAGCGGCACGCTGGCCAGTTCGCGCTTGAGGTGCAGAGTCCACCAGATGTCCACGACCGGTCCCTCCTGGCTGGGGCTCCACATACAACTAGGTATTGCCGACCGATCGGGCCATGAACCGTCGCGCTTCGGGCGGTCCGCCCATTCGGCGGATGGACGAGCGCGGCACTGTATGCCGAACGGCGCGCAAGGCGAACCGCACGCCGGGGCCATTGGGGTTAGAGGGTGTCAGCCCAGGTGGGAGGGTCATTCCCGTTGGCCGGAGCGCGCCTTCGCCCCCCGCCCCGGACGGGTCTGGGCCCGATGAGATGATGGCCCGGCCATGACTGACCGCCACCTCGCCCCGCTGCCGGGCGCCGCCGAGCCGGCGCGCCCGTCCGCGCTGCGCGCGGGGTGGGACCTGCGGCTGCTGCGCGCGGTGCCGTTCGCGCTGGTGTGCACGGTGGTGGCCGCCTTCGGCCACAGCCTGAGCGGTGGCGGCGAGGTCGCCGTGCCCGCGCTGCTGCTCGGGTTCGCCCTGGTGGCCGCGGTCGCGACACTGCTCGGCGGGCGGGAACGCACGCTGCTGGGGATCGCCGGGACGCTGGGGGCCGGTCAGCTCGGCCTGCACCTGCTCTTCCACTGTCTCGGCCACCACGCGATGGCCGGGATGACACTGGATCAGGTCGCCGGTCGGCTGATCTGCAACGACATGCCCGGGATGACCCGGGTGCTGCCCGCCGGGGTGAGTCCGGCTCAGCTGGTCGGCAGCGCGGGCCTGGACCCGCGCAGCTACCACGCGGTGGCCGCCGGTCCCTGGTGGCTGTTCGGGCTGACGCCCGCGATGCTGCTCGGCCACCTGCTGGCCGCCGTGCTGGCCGGCTGGTGGCTGCGCCGAGGCGAGGCCGCGCTGTGGCGGCTGGTCCGGCTGGCCGGCAGCGCCGCCCGCGAACTGCAGCGGTGGAGCGCGCCGCTGGGGCGGGCGCTGGCGCTGGTCGCCGCGGTGCTGCGGGGCCTGCTCGGCGTGGCGGGAGCCGGGGTGCGACTGCCGCGCCCCGATCGGGAGGAGTGCCGGCTGCCGGTGGCGGCCGTGCTGCGGCACAGCGTGGT
It includes:
- a CDS encoding TIGR03086 family metal-binding protein; translated protein: MTARLELSRPHARALALIAPLVAAVQPDQLELPTPCAGWPLRRLLAHLIGQQYGFARAARGRGADPAGWADHPVAAGPGAALAALAGFADSAAQLVDAFAAAEAQDATLALPEIRPGHLFPATQAIGFHLLDTLVHGWDLAATLGVPFDCPPDLAELLLWIAEQVPVDPEVRGPGRAFAPVRPVGADSPFDRALLLLGRDPRWRP
- a CDS encoding acyl-CoA dehydrogenase family protein — encoded protein: MSATTARPGAADPIDLLAVGELLTDEERLIRDTVRRFTDDRIRPHIADWFERGVFPARELAPELGKLGLLGMHLEGYGCAGAGAVAYGVACMEVEAADSGLRSFVSVQGSLAMRAIHAFGSEEQKQRWLPELAAGRAIGCFALTEPDFGSDPAGMRTTARRKGADWVLSGSKMWITNGSVADVAVVWAQTEEGVRGFVVPTDTPGFTATDVPGKLSLRASVTSALAFEELLLPGDAVLPGVVGLRGPLSCLNEARYGILWGTVGAARDCYEAALAYAKSRVQFGRPIAGFQLTQEKLVEMALELEKAYLVAWRIGRLKEAGRAKAAQVSFGKLNNVRTALAIARSARTVLGANGITTDYPVLRHANNLESVLTYEGTSEIHTLVLGEAITGESAYR
- a CDS encoding TetR/AcrR family transcriptional regulator; translated protein: MTDSTNHASGPVVDATVGSTDGRVQKGNETRRLVLARAVSIASVEGLGGLSLGRLASELSLSKSGVFALFGSKEELQLATVRAAQRIYLNTVVEPVRRLPAGVGQLWELALRWLDYSRSRVFAGGCFFYAVGAEFDAQPGRVRDVLAASSLHWHRMVLEMLESAREVGQLRADADLEQLAFELISFLEYANAMSLLHEDEAPYVRARRSVLLLLRSEAVDESLLPAA
- a CDS encoding ATP-binding protein, whose protein sequence is MDIWWTLHLKRELASVPLARRFLLGTMESVGVDPGIAHDLGLALTEACANAVEHAGGARPSGDDGFQVTATLDGDLLRIEVIDSGPGLPPAPRLVPARRPLPGLPEPVVSERVPSESGRVARPCRRRRRGRATLPGPTALGPARRSRPTPYDTHVLPPGRPHPALPRLPELDVLPDLLGESGRGLFLIRALTDHVRLHNHPQRGAIVSFDKLLKRQALRVAS